GTGTGTTAATGATGTCAATCTATGCGACTTGTAACGGTTCGGAGGTAAAAGATAGAAGACAAAACGATCTGAACATAAACGGATTTTGAGATTGTTGACAAAGCGTATACGAAAATTTCAGAACTGCAATTATTAACATGGAAGATTCCTAAATAGGCTGAATCTGGAGAGAGATGACACAAAATAATAGCAAAGCCCGTAACAATTAAATGAAACGGTACGTTTTGGTCAGTGGACACGTGGCAGGCTAGGAGGAGATGAATTAGTGACGTGGAGGGAACTCTACTTTATATAATAAGATATATGAAGAATGAAACTCGCAAGAAGAGAAGAAAACAGAGTTTCTGTAAATTTTGGACTTCCTTTTTGTTTTTTATGCACATATATGTGTGTGAATGGTCCAAAAACTGTATCATTTAAATTGGTTTCTTGGCTACTACGCGAGAATGAAAAATGTGTACAGTCTAATTTGTTTTTGTTGTTGCTATCATTCTCTAGCATACAAGTGTTGTTCTTACTATTCTCCAGAAGACCGTACAATGTTTTAACATAACCAAACTCTGGTCCGTAGATACGACTTGCACATGCTGCTTTGTAACTCAGCAGGTCATTACATTGATGTCCGGTCAAAGATCAGAAATTCGCTTACAATTGGACAAAAAAAGCATAGAGAATGTGATGCCAATGTAATAAGAAATTATAAAATATTATTTTATATTAAATTTGGTTCTACATGCCAATTTTTGATACAAAATCTTGGGGGAAATTGTCAAAAATGACTCAAAACTTGATTTTGAATACAAAAGTATATTTCAAATTCAATCAAATGCAAAAATAACTCAAAAGACTAATGAAATTACAACAACTTCCTTATGACCAAACAAAAAACATGTATTGATTTTTATCATTATAACCCTACGCGTGAGAAGACTTCTTTGCAAGTTTTCTCGTTCAGTATATCTTTGAAATAATTTAAGTTTTTTATAAAGAAAACATTTTGAAGGGGAAAATTGAAATCATGTAATATTAAACATTTCTAAATGATGTAAATTTAGTTTTACTAAAATTGAATTACTTTCAAGATAGATGAGTTAAAGTAGATTAACTCACTATAGTCATTGATTTAGGGTTTGGTAACATATGTTATAATATTGTTGGTATTTTTAGAGTTAGATTTTGAAATCTTATCTTTTTTTTTTAATTTGACCTACATGTTCAGTGACTATATAATAACTTGATTTAAACACTTTATAAGTATCTTAAAAGTTTAAAGAAGAGTTTTTTATTTAGTTATTTGATTATAGAGTCTGGAAGACTCACAGAAGACTTCCCAACAAATCTTCTGAGATATACCGCATAAATTTTAGTAGAATTTAGGGTTCCCGTCTAAATTTTAGAAGAATTTAGGTTTTCCGCTTAAATCGAAGTCTTCCATAAGTCTTTTAAGGGAAGTCTTCTCATGTAGTAGATTTTAAAAGTAATTAAAAAATTTTATAAAGAATATTTTGAAAGAGAAAAAATCAAAATCATGTATTAATAAACATTTCTAAATGATGAAAATTCAGTTTTGCTAAAATTGAATTATTTTTAACATAGATGAGTGAATGTAGATTGAGTCATGATAGCCTTCAGTTTAGGGTTTGATAACTTATGTCATAGTATTGTTGATATTTTTAGGGTTATATTTTGAAATCTTATTTTTTTTTTAGTTTGACATTGTGTGTTTAGTGACTATATAATTACTTGATTTAAACACTTTCTAAGTTTCTTTTAAGTTTAAAGAAGTGTTTTTGCTTAATTATTTGATTATAGGGTCTGGAAGACTCTGAGAAGACTTTGGTTTAGGGTTCAGTAACATATGTTCTAGTATTCTTTGTATTTAGGGTTAGATTTTATAATCTTAACTTTTAAAAAAAATTGACCTACATGTGTTTAGTTTTGTGTATATTAAACGCTTTATAAGTTGATTTTAAGTTAATGAATTGTTTTTTGCTATTTAGTTAGTTATTTGATTAGGTTATGGTTTGGAAAACTTTTAGAAGACTTCTGACATATTCCCGCCTAAATTTTAGTAAAATTTAGGTTTTCCGCCTAAAGCGAAGTCTTCCAGAAGTCTTCTCTTATATTTGATTTTAGGGTCTAGAAGACTTCCCAAAAAGTCTTCTCTTAGAATACTTCCCAACTGTATCGAAAATGTTTAATCAAATTGGAATTTTGGTCTCCATATACAAATAAAATTTGCACATTTTTTTTCTCAAAAATGGCTGCAGTAAAAATGTAATGTTTCTCACTCTAAAACTTCCCAACCTCTCTCTAATCTCTTTGAACATCAAAACGCCAAACTTTAAATCCATTTCTCATTTTTTTTCTTATGTCTTCTCACTAATTTATATTCTTTTTTGCAGGTTTTTCATTACATGGTTCTCATCTTTCACTCCTTTAAATGTAGTTCTATAAATTTTGGATATATATTATTGTGTGTTTTATATATTAGATTCTAAAAATGCTATAGATTCAACCAAATGTGACTGTTTTGTTTATTATTTAAGCATAAAATTATATTTTTGAAGTTTTTCTCTGTTTTGAAGTCATTTGAATGTTTCTGAATTTGCAGATTTTTTAGATCTGAGGCAGACTTTGAAAGACTTCTCAGAAGACTCTCGGAAGACTTTAGGCAAGTCTTCTAATACATTTTATGCTAGAAGACTTCCCACAAAGTCTTCAGGAAGTCTTTCGAGGTCTTCTGCCCAAAGTGGTACAAATTTTGGATATGTATTTTGTGTGTTTTATATATTAGATTCTATAAAGTGATAGATTAACCCTAATTTGATCGTTTTTTTATTATTTAAGCATAAAAAAATTATTTTAGAAGTTTTCTCTGTTTTGAAGCCATTTGAACGCTTCTGAATATGCAGATATTTTCAGATCTGAGTCACACTTTGGAAGACTTCTCAAAAGACTCTTGGAAGATTCTCGGAAGATTCTTGGAAGACTCTTCGAAGACTTCTTGGGAAGTCTTCTAGTGTATTTTATACTAGAAGACTTCCCACGAAGTCTTCTGAAACCTTCTGCCCAAAGTGGTACAAAAGAATGATGTCAATTGGAGTCCAAACTTATCTATGTTGATGAATGACATCTAGCTCCATGTGTAATAGTTTTGTTTAGATATGTATTATGATTTATATGTGTACTATTTTAGTTGTGAATTTTTTTGTAAACTTGAAGAGATGCTAATCAAAAGAATTTGGTATATATGTTCATGTTTTCCAAAAGTACTTGACATTATTGAAGTTATTGATACAACATACCAATAATTTTTTTAAATTATTCTACTCACTCATAACAAAACACAACAACACAAAAATTTAGTCAAATTTACTAAACTAAGAGAGAAGACTTCACAACAAAACTTAGTCAAATTCACAAAAGATCAAATTTGAATTTTAAGTGAAAGTTGAAATTTTAAATCTCATGTAAGTTAAAAGTTATACCTTATGATCTAAAAAGACACATTAAACCATATGACTTTATATTCTTGAAGTTATTTAACACTTTTGAAAGTTAAAAACATACCTTGAAGTTACTTAACACTCTTGAAAATCTAAGATTAGCTAGAAACATTAGTAAACATAAATATTTAAAATCTCACAATTATCACTAAATAAGTTATGAATTTCATCCACGAGCCCCAATATTGACTAATACACATGAATTAATAAAAAAATACTAAAAATTTATTTTAATTGTAGAGAAAATGAAAGTTTATTAAACATTGACGTAGACGACTTCCTAAGAAGTCTACTCTACATAAGACATCTTGAGAAGTCTTCCTTTGTAAATATTGTCTTAATTTTGAATTTGAAAAATTCTCGAAAATGCTAGTGAATAAACATGTTAGTTTTGCAATTGACCGAAGCTTGTCAATATTTACGAAGGAAGACTTCTTAAGAAGGCTACTCTACAGAAGACATCTTGAGAAGTATTCATTTGTAAATATTGGCTTAATTTTGAATTTGAAAAATTCTCGAAAATGCTAGAGAAGACTTCTCGAGAAGTCTTCTTGGATAAACATGTTAGTCAATGTTTGTCAAAAAACATTGACTTTTTATAAGTCTTCTGAATGTCAAAAAAACATTGACTTTTGACCGAAGTTTGTAAAAAACTTGACTTTTTATAAGTTTTCTGAAAGTCTTCTCTATGTCGCAAGAAGTCTACCTGAGATACTTTTGCAAGTGACTATATTTAACTTTTCCAGAGAAGACTTCTAGAAGTCTTTTCTCGTAATGAAAGGTTTAACCAAAACCCGGGATAAAATTTGAGAAGTCTTCTCATTAATATTAAATGTTTCAGTGTTATTTTTCAATTGCAAAATAACCCACACAGACTTCTTGCGACAGTGAGAAGACTTCGGAAAAACTTTCAAAAGACTTCTATAGAAGTTTTTTGAAAAGAAGACTCCCCGAGAAGTCTTCTATAAAAAGTCAAATTTTTGACAAATTTTGGCAGTTGCAAAACTAACCTATTTATTCGAGAAGTCTTCTCTGGGATTTTTTTGTTTTTTTTGTCTTAATAAAGGAAAGTTAGAAGACTTTGATGGAGAACACATCTAGTGAAGTCTTTTGAAAGTCTTCTCGAAGTCTTCTGAAAGTCTTCACGAACAGATCTGAGAAAAAAAATTGATTTCATATCTTGAGCCTGTGAGATTACTTGCTTAGCTTTTCCAAGCACCCAGAACTTCACTACAAAAGCTACCAAGTCGTTAATGACCACGAATCATGATTTTCAATGTCTCTATGAACCTTACAAAGCTTGGAATCAAAATCTTGTTTTTTGGATGAATTTGAAGAGAGAGTGAAAGAGATTTGATTTATTTGCATAAGTAATGAGATATGAAGAGTAAAAATCGAAATTTTGGTGCATTAAGAGCTTCAAATGGGTTGTTCATGGTGGTTAGTGTATTCATGGAAACGACAATATTGTAAATACTTGGTGAAAATGAGGATGATAAGGGTGCATAATCATTTTCAAAAAAAAAAAGGAAAAAAAAAAATATAATGGCCTTTTCGTAAATAACTCAAACTTCTAGAGTGAATATGAAAAAATAAAGTTTTTAACTAAAACATGGGTTATTTTGTGTTTGACTTGAAATTTTAGGTAATATTTGAAAAAAAGACCCAAAATCGTTTTGAATTTCGATTATTAATTTCAACTTTAAATATTTATTTAATTATTTGAATCTATTTAATTAATTATGTAGTTGTAAATATTTAATGGATATTATTTATGTGTTTTAATCTAGTCTGATGTGTTATTTTAAAAATGGATGTTTAAAAATATATACTTTGAAATTCCAAAAAATATCATTTTAGAATACAATATAAAATCAGCAATAAATTCTGCTGAATTAATGACAAGCTTATCTATTGTCACAGTTGACGTCATATACTACTGTTTTATTAAATTCGATTACTGCATGGAGCTTACAATATTCCTTATAAAATAAAAAGCTGAACAGTTAATTGTTGAATTTGAGGAAATCATTAATAAAGGGAAAACCCAAGAATTTTATTTCTTACTTCGTCATCTTTTACATTTTGAGTTGGCCGAAGTCAATTGTAATGTTTTCATTAATAGCCTTATTACTGTACTTAAATAGAGGTACTCTATGATTTCTTCTCTATTTCACTCTAAAATCGAGCAATTCTATTATAGAGTTGAATTTGTTTCAATAGTTCTTTCTATAATAGAATTACTCTATAATAGAACATCTCCAATGTAATATAGAGTTAAAAACACAATTTCTCTATATTTCACTCTATTATAGAGTTAACCATCGGAGCAAATCCAGCTCTATAATAAAATTACTTTATTTTAGAGTGAAATATTGAGGAAGATATAGAGTACTATTGGAGATGGTCTTACATGAACAACTTTGTTTGTTTTTGATAAATTCTTACATCGTTTTTTCCTAAATTATTATGTATATAGAAGTAAAAAAAAACGAAATTTTAAATAACCACCAAGTTGGTATTAGCTATATTCATTATACAATAAAGCAAAATCACCTCACTAATCAAATCTTGACACACAGAATTTGTTTAAAACAAAAAAAAAAATACAAAAAATATTTCGAATCCCGGTTTTCTAAATTCCTGATAACCAAATTCCTAATTTTTCTCAATACCACGTTCAAAAAGATCCTCAACACTACATGTCAAAAGTAAAGATCATGATTTAAAACTGTTTTATCTTCTATATAAATTCCCATCTATTAATTTGTTTTTTATCCGATCTCTTTCTCTTTTTCTTCTTCATCGCTGAATTTTTTATTAGGCATTCATATTTAAAATGATAAAACTTATAACTACAGACTAAGACAGAAGAAGAAACATAAACAGAGAAAGAACGACGCATGAAAAATCAGCCAAGGTAAAAGAGAAGATAGCAAAATAATGTTGTATTCATCACTTCGTATTCTTCGTTCTTGGGACTGAGGTTTTTGACTGATGCAAAATAGTAATTCATTCATGGTTTATGATTACTCTTAATTTAGATTCAGTTTCCTTCTATTATCAATCGAGAATATCTTTTTTTTTTCATATTTCAGGTAAGAAGTAACCCTTTAGTGTTTTCAAAACTTAAATTTTCAATAAAATAATAAAAAAACAAAGCTTACAAAATGTCTTAAAACAAAAATGGAGAAACATATTATTTTGTTAACTAAAGTTATTTGATTTTTATAGTGTATTGAGAAAATTAAAAATACAAATATGCGATCGATTGGACCGTATTGGGCAACAAATAAAGGTTTAAAAATCCAAGTAAATGAAACTAAAAAAGGCCAAGCTCTTTAGTACTCAAATGATCACTTGCATTGTGTTAAATTTCCTTTTTTGGGAAAATTATTTTTTTAGGCAAAAAAAAACGATAACTATGTCCTATTAGGCTAATTTCATATACTTTATGTCCTATTAGTCTAAATATTTTTAAAATAGCAATAATTTCCTTAATTTCAATTAAAAATTTGAAATTACAATAAATAAAACTATTATTAAATATTAAAATATAATTTTTAAGTAAAATAATTACAAAAAATATTAAAAATCCCCCCCCCAAATAACCTATAGTTCGAAGTGTTTTTTCTCAAACGGATCGATCGATCCCATAAGCAAGTGTTCGCTCTGACCGGTCGATCCTAATAAATATATCCATAACAAAGAAAATATGCAAAGCATATATTGATCGACCAAGCCCAGGTCACTCGATCGCAGAAGCTCGATCCCACTTCGATCGATCGGTCGCGTCTTTGGGATCGATCGGTCGCGTCTTTGGGATCGATCGATCCCATGCCCAGGTAAGTCTTCCAAATTGATTTCCTAGTTTTCGTCGGTTAAATCTGGTTTGATTCCCACTTGATTTGAACTGAAAATACATGAGCTGGACTCTTAAAACTCTATTTCTAATCAATCAAACCCCATTTTTCTCTTCTCCTGAAGAACAAAGGGGAGAAGAAGATGGCGTGAGAAGAAGTTTTCAAATTGATGTTTTAATTTTTTATAATTTGAAAATTGATTTTATAAATAACGAATTTCTTTTTTAAAAAAAAATCGTTTTAATAAATATAAGGAAACTGAATATTTCCAAATATTCTCTTTCCATATTTTTGGAACTGACTATCCTTATCCGTAGAATATGTATTCTACTACATGTAGAACACAGTAAACATGTTTGAAATTGATTTCTACTAGTTTTAAATTTATAGTAATGTGTAGATTCCAATTTCTACAGGTTTTAGATTTATAGTAATGTGTAGATTCTGGATTCTACTGATTTTAAAACGATAGGTTAAGCGCGGAATGTGTTTTCTACATATTTTTAGATTACTATTATTTGCATAGATCACGTATTCAAAACATATTAGATTGAATGAAAAAGTGGATTACATTTTCTACTGTGTAGAATGTCAATTTTACTTTTTGTAGAACAAAATATGAAATTATGATTTAAACTTTTTTAGAACTGAAAAAAATTTCAATAAGTTGATATAAGTTTTTCATCGGTAGTTACTATTTTTCGAATTTTTTTGTTTGTTTGTAAAACTATTTATTTGATTTATTTTGGAAAATACTAAAGGGTATTAGAGGAAAAAGTGGTACAAAAAAAGAAATTAGCCTAATAGAACATAGTTATCATTTTTTTTGGTCTAAAAAAATAATTTTCCCAATTTTTTTTTTCATGAAATTTTCTTCTAGCCGACTTAATTTTTTTTTTCTTTCGTTATAGTCAAAAAGGAAAAAAAGTAAATTTAAACAAAATATGCCAATAACATATTCACAATGAATTAAATCACTTTACCGTGATGTGTTAATTAGTCGTGGTAGTGATGATAATTCTAAGAAATAAAGTAATATTAACCTTTTTCATTATAAATTCCATACATATATCTATATTATTAAAACTGGAAACCTTTTGGTACTGTCTGAAAACATAAATAGCAATATAAATGAGAATTGTTTGGAAGCATAGATAACAATATAAAAAAAACGTATAGTCTCATTTTAGTAATTTTATTTATAATGTATTACATTTATTGTCACTTAATTTTTCACTCCATATAATTATTTTACTGAATAAAAAACTCTTTCTATCATACTTAGTTTAGCCAAACACATAGAAATAGTCCTTTTTACTAGTTTATAAAATCAGTTAGACATGAACATTGGCTATCCATTTAGGTACAAATTTTTCTTTACAGGTATCGTTTTTTTTTTTGAAATTAAGTTCCGCTTGAATATTATAAATTAATGTGTGGGTTTTCAGTTGGATCCTTCTGGTTCTGGATGAGTTCGGTTTTGATGTATAAGAACCTAATAATATCTAAATACCAAATGTATCTGAAACGGATTCGGATATTTGTACCAAAAATAACAATACTAACCGATTCGGTTCAGATCTTTTGAATACAATTAGTTATATTAAGATCCGTTTAAAATATATAACACTAATTATGAAAAATAGTCATCAATATATAAAAATGTAAGAACCAATATTTGCGTGAGTGCGCGGATCAATCCCTAGTTATACTTTAAAATATCTATGTATCTATATATGTAAAGTACAGTTTGCTTCACTCCTCCTAGACTGTTCACGCCGTCTTCCACGTCAATAAGTTGGGAGACATCGTGACGACACATGTCTCAGCTGTGCATTTCATTTACGTGATTTGTAATCTTTTCTTTGGGCTTAGTGGATTACTTCCATATATTTGGGCTTCCAGTATGTGTTACCTAATATCAGCCCATTGAGAATCCATTCACCGTCTTCGTCGCCAACATTGAGAAAGACCCTAATCTCTTTCTCTTCCTCGAGCCGTGGATCTGAGTAACAGAGTCACCGTACTTAAAGAAGAAGCCATTAAACCTTGCATTCAATCTCTATTAACTCTCTCATTACTTCAAAACCTCTGTATTCTTCAGTTTTTTCGTGATCTCAAACCTATAAATAGGCACCTCCGGCTTGATGGTTCCCACAGATTAATCTGTCTTTTCCACTCGATTTACAAAAATAATCCTCCAACAACGATGGCCGCATCCCAGATCTCTTTCGGAGTTGAAGCCAGGGCATTAGTTGGCGAGATGGATCTGCTGTCGAGAGAATACAAATGATTGAGTCATCGGCTGGGGTTCGTATAGATTCACACGAGTCGAGACGCAGATCGGTGGTGGCTGTGGTTGTCGTGGTGGTTACTGAAGAAGGCTGAGGATGGAGAGGAGAAGGCAGAGTCGTAGACGAAGCCAACTCCAAGGATGGAGAAGACGACAACGGGATGGCTTTAGAGTAAGCACCGCAGAAACGACCGAACGGTGATTGGGAACGAAGGACATGACCGGTTGATTTGGTACGAGACGAATTGATCACCTTTGTTTTTCTTTAGATATTTGAAAGTCAAAAAATAAAATTTGAAGAAGAGAGGAAGAAGAAGAAAGAAAGATCGGAATGGCTAATCCATCCCCACAAGCCTTTCAATTCTCTAGTCACCACTATCTTTGTTTTGAACAGAAGCTTGAGCTCCAAATTTAGACTATGTCAACAATTTGATACCGAGAAACGCAAATGTTTTTTTTTTTAAGTTATAACAGATTTTATAATAAACTAAATCTTCAACTTGGTTTAATTTAAATTACACGAACAAAATTCCTATGTAATTGACGTTCCCATACCGGTTAATTTCACGGTACGGGTTTAATTCATGCTGAAAAGGTTGTAAACATCGTACAGTCTAAATTAACAAATTAAAAGTCATGGTAATAAAACCCATTTCCAAAATCGAGGGAGTTGTAAAAAGTTTTAAGTCAGGATTTTCGATTTAGAGTAGAAGGAGAGAAAATGAAGGAAATTATATATATGTTATGAATATTAATGGATGTCCATCATATGCCCATAAGCTCATGTTATAAAAGGTTCTAAGCCCTAATTTTGTATTCCTATATAAGATATCGTCGTCTACGGACTAATAATAAGAATAACCAATTTTCTCTTTCTTTCTATTCACAACACGTTATCAGTACACTCTAACCCTAGCTACCTAAAAAAAACCCTTGCCGTCAAAGAAAAAAAAAAGGAAGAAGTATAGAGTCAACTACCTAAAAATTTCGTTAGACAAAATACTGAAAATAATTCTTAAATTGTCTAACGGCATATATTTTATAACATATATATATATAATATAAATACAAAACAAATAACAAAAATTATAGGAAAATTTCGGCATAGTCCGGCCGACCTTAGTATATAGTATAAAATGATGTCCACCCGTACCCGGGAGATACACGGTAAGTAAATAAAATGGAACGTAATTGTTAAAATGGTAAAAAAACTCTTCTCTGTTTCATCTTCCTCCTTGAAAACAAATCGTCATATCCCCAAAGAAGACTGCCCCACACGATGTATATCTACTTCAGTCAATAAAAGCTCCAATCACACATACATGTGTATATAAACAATACTCATCCACGCACACTCTTTTAACGTCCTCCTCTTTGACTTTTTACTCAAATCAGAACAGAACCAATCATGAGATTCAGATCTCTGATCTCTCTCCTCTTCCTCCTCTTCTTCACTTCCTCCGCTTACGCTCGACTCGTCTCCCTACATCCATCTTCCACTGATCTCATCTCCGATGGAGTCAACGGCGAACCTCTCATCAACTCCAGATCGATCATCAAAACTGTGGTCTATGCCGAAGAGGAAGCTTGTGAACAGACATATGGGTTCATGCCGTGCACTAAAACAGCGCTTGGGAACGTTTTCTTGATCTTGGTTTATGGGTTTCTCATGTTCACGGCGGCGACGTATCTCTCCGCCGGAAGTGAGCTTTTGCTCGAGATCTTGGGTCCTGGAATCGTCGGTGGTTTGTTTTTACCGATGCTCGGAGCTCTTCCCGACGCTATGCTGATCATGGGTATAGTGAAAATGTTCTTCCTTTAAAAAAAAAATAAAGTTTGGATCTTTCGAGATTAGATTCCGACAAGTCCTTTGCGAGTTGTGTCAGAGAAAGACAGATTCTTGTCTGAATTTTGAAAAATAAAAAAATTGAATCTTTGTTAGGTTATGTGGATCAGATAGTGAGTGACTATGATACTTTGATGGTAACTGATGAACTTGTCACAAAAAGAGAATCTTTTATTTTCTTGTGTCAATAAAACTTTTTTTTGGGTGAAGTGTTGATCTTTGCTCTTTTTTTTTATTTTCTTGATTGGTCGTGAATCTTAAGTATGTGTTGGTGTTTTGTTTCAGTGTCTGGACTTTCTGGAGACGCGGCAACTGCACAAACCCAAGTCTCTGTGGGAATGGGTTTGCTCGCTGGCTCCACTGTTATGCTTCTCACTGTCATCTGGGGAACTTGCACTGTTGTTGGCAAGTGTGACCTTCGTGATTCCATTGCTGTAAATAACCAAGACACTAAAGGCTTCCATCTTAAAGGTGCCGAGAAAGTGTCTTATGTAACTTTGATCGTTGATGAACACAAAGAAAGTGTTTTATTGCTTTATTATGTGGGTTACTTACTGTGTGTGTGTGTTTGTTTGTTTACTTTTGTGTTTGTAGATTCTGGTGTAACTGTTGATGTTTGGACCAGCTATGCTGCAAGAATAATGGCTATATCGGTTATTCCGTTCATCATTGTCCAGCTTCCACAGATGTTGGACTCAACTTCTGGAAGACATTTGGCTTTGTTGGTTGCTCTTATCCTCTCGGTTCTTATGTTGATCTCATACTGTGTATATCAGGTACATAGCCAGTAGACTGTCTCTTTGTTTTCCGCTTTTCTCCATCTTGTTTATGAGATTTATTCTTCACTGTATGATGATTATCTAATAGGTCTTCCAACCATGGATCCAAAGGAGACGGCTTGCTTTTGCAAAGCACAAGCATGTTATATCAGGAATCTTAAGGCATTTGAAACAACATGCTTTGGGAAGGCTTCTTGATGATGAAGGTCAGCCTGATGAACATGTCATTCGAAGGTAAGTCAAATGGAGAGAGTACAAAATGTTCTTTTAGAATTTCACAATAGGCCTGGGCGTTTTTACTCTAAACCAAAATCCGATTGGAACCCTTATAAAAATTATCCTAATGGGACTTAAGAGTTAGGTACTTTGGGGCTTTGGTACAATACGAACCAAACCGAAATCTGAACTAGGATCCGATAGTATCCGAAATTATCCAAAATTAGTTAAATATTTATATAGATTTTAAGTTAATTTAGACATTTATAATATTTTAAAGATTTATTAACTCAACCCGACCCGGGAATGGGAATATAGTTCCGATCGACTCAAGCAAAATTACTCAATTTAAATGTTTCCTAACTAGCTTGGCTCAACCCATCATTTTGGTGCATTCCGCTAGACTAGAGCCATAATCCTTGAGTATCGTTTATCTGTTTATTACTTCACTTGGTTACACCAGTGCTTGAAGTTTTATCTGTTAATATTAGGTTGTTTGAGACAATTGATGCAAACAAGGACGGACACTTGTCAGCAGCTGAGCTTAAGGCGCTTATCATTGGAATCAGCTTTGAGGATATAGATTTAGATAAGGACGATGCTGTGGGCAAAGTTCTCCAAGATTTTGACAAGACTCTTGATGAGCAAGTTGATCAAGAAGAGTTTGTCCGTGGGATTAAGCGTTGGCTTATTCAGGCAATGGGAGCTGCTGGTCCATCTGGTCCTGGTGCTGGTCCTAGAACAATGAAGTACCTGGACCATTTCCATGTGGTAAGAAAGACAGAGAGAGAGAGACACTGTTGATACCCTATTTTAAAACCTCTATTGAACTAACTTTGTCTGTGTCTTGTGCAGCAAACAAAGAGAGAGCATGCTCTCTTGGGAGACGATGACAATGGTG
The DNA window shown above is from Brassica oleracea var. oleracea cultivar TO1000 chromosome C3, BOL, whole genome shotgun sequence and carries:
- the LOC106335660 gene encoding uncharacterized protein LOC106335660 translates to MRFRSLISLLFLLFFTSSAYARLVSLHPSSTDLISDGVNGEPLINSRSIIKTVVYAEEEACEQTYGFMPCTKTALGNVFLILVYGFLMFTAATYLSAGSELLLEILGPGIVGGLFLPMLGALPDAMLIMVSGLSGDAATAQTQVSVGMGLLAGSTVMLLTVIWGTCTVVGKCDLRDSIAVNNQDTKGFHLKDSGVTVDVWTSYAARIMAISVIPFIIVQLPQMLDSTSGRHLALLVALILSVLMLISYCVYQVFQPWIQRRRLAFAKHKHVISGILRHLKQHALGRLLDDEGQPDEHVIRRLFETIDANKDGHLSAAELKALIIGISFEDIDLDKDDAVGKVLQDFDKTLDEQVDQEEFVRGIKRWLIQAMGAAGPSGPGAGPRTMKYLDHFHVQTKREHALLGDDDNGENDEESGEVADPKWVTIKAALLLLLGAAIAAAFADPLVDTVNNFSAATGIPSFFISFIALPLATNSSEAVSAIIFASRKKIRTASLTFSELCGGVTMNNILCLSVFLAIVYLRGLTWNFSSEVLVILIVCLVMGGFASFRTTYPLWTCFIAYLLYPFSLGLVYILDYWFGWA